From a region of the Pseudanabaena sp. ABRG5-3 genome:
- a CDS encoding IS4 family transposase, giving the protein MKEINLFREMLQQHLQWNAARLAFVCTFLIALIRVKTVNLAEIATGFSGKAKVESHYKRLQRFFRDFELDYESIALTVVKVMQIPEPWVISIDRTDWQFGKTVFNVLTLGVVHHGIAFPLVWIMLDKKGNSNTRERCELWNRFLEIFAARKIDFLTADREFVGEEWFDYLLCEPRTPFRIRIRKNTVLKDGQKQLRADICFQDLQVGEFRVLSKRRHIFGHWLYVAAMRLEDGDLLIVATDHAPYTAITDYAKRWGIETLFGCFKSRGFCLESTHLQDSQRLSKLIALLTLALCWCFSSGLWQFLLNPLKPKKHGRLPKSIFRLGFDFLRHIIFDLQLNSVTFFNSIKFLSCT; this is encoded by the coding sequence ATCAAAGAGATTAACCTATTCCGAGAAATGTTGCAGCAGCATCTGCAATGGAATGCAGCAAGACTCGCATTTGTGTGCACATTTCTGATCGCGCTAATACGAGTAAAGACAGTAAACCTAGCCGAAATCGCGACGGGATTTAGCGGCAAAGCCAAAGTAGAATCGCACTATAAAAGACTACAAAGATTCTTCCGAGACTTTGAATTAGACTATGAAAGCATTGCCCTCACTGTCGTCAAAGTAATGCAAATACCCGAACCATGGGTAATCTCAATCGACCGCACCGATTGGCAGTTTGGCAAGACCGTTTTCAACGTGCTGACTCTAGGAGTAGTGCATCATGGAATCGCTTTCCCGTTGGTATGGATAATGCTGGATAAAAAAGGCAACTCTAACACCCGCGAACGATGTGAACTGTGGAATCGATTTCTAGAAATATTTGCAGCCCGTAAAATCGACTTTTTGACCGCAGACCGTGAATTTGTGGGAGAAGAGTGGTTTGACTATTTGCTGTGTGAACCACGCACCCCGTTTAGAATCCGCATTCGTAAAAATACCGTACTCAAGGATGGACAAAAACAACTACGTGCTGACATTTGTTTTCAAGATCTCCAAGTTGGTGAATTTAGGGTGTTGTCTAAACGCAGACATATTTTCGGACATTGGCTGTATGTGGCTGCCATGCGTTTGGAGGATGGCGATTTGTTGATTGTCGCTACTGACCATGCTCCTTATACTGCTATTACTGACTATGCCAAGCGTTGGGGCATTGAGACTTTATTTGGTTGTTTTAAATCCCGTGGCTTTTGTTTAGAATCCACACATCTTCAGGACTCGCAACGGCTTTCTAAACTCATTGCTTTACTTACTCTTGCTTTGTGTTGGTGTTTTTCTTCTGGTTTATGGCAATTCTTACTCAATCCTCTCAAGCCGAAAAAGCATGGTCGCTTGCCTAAGAGTATTTTTCGTCTTGGTTTTGATTTCCTTCGTCATATCATCTTTGACTTACAACTCAATTCTGTTACCTTTTTTAACTCCATTAAATTTTTGTCCTGTACTTAG
- a CDS encoding AAA family ATPase, with the protein MSQPSTIQVLPYTRIVGQKELKLALELAYIAPRIGGVLISGQRGTGKSTAVRAFAQMMHGQLPVTLPINATEDRVVGGWKIDELMKGKPQWQDGLLVEADRKGLLYVDEVNLLDDHIVNIILDVTSTGVLVIQREGKSEEVSLAFTLVGTMNPEEGGLRPQLLDRFGLMVGVTTETEIDKRREILNTVLAFDEVWSELRDRPSDSLPELLTKAKAEDEAYKQKLVKAKEKFYEVKLGTGQKVAKV; encoded by the coding sequence ATGAGTCAGCCATCAACTATTCAGGTTTTGCCTTACACGCGGATTGTGGGTCAGAAGGAATTAAAGCTTGCCTTGGAACTGGCTTATATTGCGCCGCGTATTGGTGGTGTATTGATCAGTGGTCAGCGTGGTACGGGTAAGTCAACGGCGGTGAGAGCTTTTGCACAGATGATGCATGGGCAATTGCCTGTGACCTTGCCGATTAATGCTACGGAAGATCGGGTAGTGGGTGGTTGGAAAATTGATGAGTTGATGAAGGGTAAACCACAATGGCAAGATGGGTTGCTGGTGGAAGCCGATCGCAAAGGATTGCTTTATGTTGATGAAGTGAATTTGCTGGACGATCACATTGTCAATATTATTTTGGATGTGACATCAACGGGCGTATTGGTGATCCAGCGTGAGGGAAAAAGCGAAGAAGTATCTTTAGCTTTTACGTTAGTGGGAACGATGAACCCAGAAGAAGGTGGTTTGCGTCCTCAGTTGCTCGATCGCTTTGGGTTGATGGTTGGTGTAACCACAGAAACAGAGATAGACAAGCGGCGCGAGATTTTAAATACGGTATTGGCATTTGATGAAGTTTGGTCTGAGTTGCGCGATCGCCCATCTGATTCTTTGCCTGAATTGCTGACAAAAGCTAAAGCGGAAGATGAGGCTTACAAGCAAAAGCTGGTAAAGGCAAAGGAGAAATTTTATGAGGTGAAGCTAGGTACAGGACAAAAAGTTGCCAAAGTATAG
- a CDS encoding CU044_2847 family protein — MPVIKKTETIDGEEIAIYVEVDQLPAAASPYDDLRSGDVANKAVEAVVDTFGDAMQLVRSCAVKAVSGIKSINEASRPDEFELKLAIKLDSEMGAVIAKVSAGAQLEVTMKWKSDKKP, encoded by the coding sequence ATGCCAGTTATTAAGAAAACAGAAACTATTGATGGTGAAGAGATCGCCATTTATGTTGAGGTGGATCAACTTCCTGCGGCAGCGAGTCCCTACGATGATCTACGGAGTGGTGATGTAGCGAATAAGGCAGTGGAAGCAGTAGTTGATACGTTTGGTGATGCGATGCAGTTGGTGCGTAGCTGTGCGGTGAAGGCAGTATCGGGGATCAAGTCAATTAATGAGGCAAGCCGTCCTGATGAGTTTGAGTTAAAGTTAGCGATTAAATTGGACTCTGAGATGGGTGCGGTAATTGCTAAGGTGAGTGCGGGAGCGCAGTTAGAAGTAACTATGAAGTGGAAATCGGATAAGAAGCCATGA
- a CDS encoding RDD family protein, whose translation MDFEPAYSRYPLATVNQRLGALIVDFLSCWFISELTVSILSIDPANPLHLFIFISTWFVFRVFIAARAQGQSFGRWLISIRVIDAEYGKTAGLGAFMKREIFVFVCAIFLIKTITSTLIVFAWIPFVADAAFAIVDNEKRQAFHDRISGTISIQTRKGFAIDEKLGKLFNQAGQQATKLYQSRQERDFYEDEYSTPRPKPKRRPRTKSRPPQDFNFDRDSEFDRSYQDSYNDPYAEPLDPPRNVYKGDVDGFDDWDKDDFRDDDRDDLRDRPKSYGNTYEKPYEDEPPIKRSARRPRRR comes from the coding sequence ATGGACTTCGAGCCAGCCTACAGCCGCTATCCCCTTGCTACGGTCAATCAACGCCTCGGAGCGCTCATCGTAGACTTTTTAAGTTGTTGGTTTATTTCCGAATTAACCGTTTCGATATTATCGATTGACCCTGCTAACCCTCTGCATCTATTTATATTTATCTCGACATGGTTTGTCTTTCGCGTATTTATCGCTGCACGCGCACAGGGACAGAGCTTTGGCAGATGGCTGATCAGCATTCGCGTGATTGATGCGGAATATGGCAAAACGGCTGGACTCGGCGCATTTATGAAGCGGGAGATTTTTGTCTTTGTTTGCGCCATTTTTCTGATTAAAACTATTACTTCAACCCTCATCGTCTTTGCATGGATTCCCTTTGTTGCCGATGCTGCCTTTGCGATCGTCGATAACGAAAAGCGTCAAGCCTTCCACGATCGCATTAGTGGCACGATTTCTATTCAAACTCGAAAGGGCTTTGCGATCGATGAAAAGCTAGGCAAACTCTTTAACCAAGCAGGGCAACAAGCGACAAAACTCTATCAAAGTCGTCAAGAGCGTGATTTTTATGAAGACGAATATAGCACTCCTCGCCCCAAACCTAAGCGCCGCCCCCGCACAAAGTCCCGTCCTCCCCAAGACTTTAATTTTGATCGAGATAGTGAATTTGATCGCTCTTATCAAGATAGTTACAACGATCCCTATGCTGAGCCTTTAGATCCACCTAGAAATGTCTACAAAGGCGATGTGGATGGTTTTGATGATTGGGACAAAGATGATTTCCGTGATGACGATCGCGATGATCTGCGCGATCGCCCTAAGTCCTACGGCAATACTTACGAAAAACCTTACGAAGATGAACCACCAATTAAGCGATCGGCACGTCGTCCCAGACGCAGATAG
- a CDS encoding DUF29 domain-containing protein, with amino-acid sequence MTQAITRKSPNASLYETDFLLWTEETVAKLKARDFDHVDLENLIEEIESLGKSDKKEIKSRLTTLLAHLLKRIYVNMPQEFNGWERTIRNQRTDLELALMDSPSLKTIWNDAFDIAFRLALRDVRDEYEQKGYHIPEQWQFSRDIEAMLSVKFWDD; translated from the coding sequence ATGACACAGGCTATAACTCGTAAATCTCCAAATGCCTCTCTATACGAGACAGACTTTTTGCTATGGACTGAAGAAACTGTAGCTAAGCTCAAGGCTAGGGATTTTGACCATGTGGACTTGGAAAACTTGATAGAGGAGATCGAGAGCTTGGGGAAATCAGATAAAAAGGAAATAAAAAGCCGCCTTACAACCTTGCTTGCCCATTTGCTTAAGCGCATATATGTCAATATGCCTCAAGAGTTTAATGGCTGGGAACGGACGATTAGAAATCAAAGAACTGATCTTGAGCTAGCGCTGATGGATTCCCCTAGTTTAAAAACTATATGGAATGATGCTTTTGATATTGCTTTTCGGCTTGCATTGCGCGATGTCAGGGATGAGTATGAGCAAAAAGGCTATCACATTCCTGAGCAATGGCAGTTTAGCCGTGACATTGAGGCGATGTTGAGTGTGAAGTTTTGGGATGATTAA
- a CDS encoding type III pantothenate kinase: MINPNNYLVIAIGNTRIKAVILSSDRQILEEYAFTHDQLPILEAQLADRDFANIAITSVVPDLLTSWHHLPQTQIIKTADVPLQGLYTTMGCDRALAAYGAGEVYGYPVLVIDAGTAITLTGIDADKTLVGGAIVAGLRSQFLSLYQNTAALPDVRIPETLPNRWGMDTSSSIQGGIAHMFLAGLQAYIDDWRSRFPDSKVIITGGDGEHLVKWGLQVDIIDKNLIFWGLWHCREFQSKALSQ, translated from the coding sequence ATGATTAATCCGAATAATTACTTAGTGATCGCCATAGGCAACACCAGAATTAAGGCGGTTATTTTGAGCAGCGATCGCCAAATTCTTGAGGAATATGCCTTTACCCATGACCAATTACCAATTTTAGAAGCGCAACTTGCGGATCGGGATTTTGCAAATATTGCGATCACTTCAGTAGTTCCTGATTTGCTCACCAGTTGGCATCATCTTCCACAAACCCAAATTATTAAAACTGCTGATGTGCCTTTGCAAGGTTTATACACAACGATGGGATGCGATCGCGCTTTGGCAGCGTATGGTGCAGGGGAAGTCTATGGCTATCCAGTTTTAGTAATTGATGCAGGGACGGCGATTACTTTAACGGGAATTGATGCGGATAAGACTTTGGTTGGTGGGGCAATTGTGGCGGGATTGCGATCGCAGTTTTTGAGTTTGTATCAAAATACGGCAGCTTTGCCCGACGTGCGTATTCCCGAAACCTTGCCAAATCGTTGGGGCATGGATACGTCTAGCTCCATTCAAGGGGGGATTGCTCACATGTTTTTAGCAGGTTTACAAGCTTATATTGATGATTGGCGATCGCGATTTCCTGATAGCAAAGTGATAATTACTGGAGGAGATGGAGAACATTTAGTGAAATGGGGACTACAAGTAGATATAATTGATAAGAATCTAATTTTTTGGGGATTATGGCATTGTCGTGAGTTTCAATCCAAAGCTTTGTCGCAATGA
- a CDS encoding AAA family ATPase, with protein MSFNPKLCRNESEVESKLIVQYLLPTLGYDASKWHQEVALGSIRLDFLALTSQVFPSITDSAPKVCVVMEAKHPKQNLDSHVRRLSRYLTRLHVVYGVLTNGKDFRIYELVGDQVKLNFQCQGAEITDKIEKIKDIIGRDKLAGFQAILETIDKFSPPTPQLVIQPPQSPEVSLSFSNYSTKTMKTIAIYHNKGGVGKTTTTINLAAAISRKGLKVLIIDLDSQANTTYAAGLMKFDTEEEDTLKDSNIYNVVFYPKSNYIPEIALKSTFTYPPVDVIPAHINLIWQEARLVDKDSSKTHLVKKLELVKDDYDVVLIDTPPSLNLYAKIALIACDYLIIPSDLKPFANEGLRNVKNFIEEIDEFRTFINKPAIAVLGVLPSKILTNANYVKATLPKQEKVVEERYGFPVLETRIFQREDLSRAIDNFTFEGDRQIPDPKSIFDFKPDSISAAEFEELANEVLAKVGLSA; from the coding sequence GTGAGTTTCAATCCAAAGCTTTGTCGCAATGAAAGCGAAGTAGAAAGTAAATTAATTGTCCAGTATCTTTTGCCTACGCTTGGTTATGACGCGAGTAAATGGCATCAGGAAGTTGCCTTAGGGAGCATTCGTTTAGATTTTTTAGCTCTGACTTCTCAGGTGTTTCCTAGTATTACTGACTCTGCGCCCAAGGTTTGTGTGGTGATGGAGGCGAAACACCCGAAGCAAAATCTTGACTCCCATGTGCGGCGGTTGAGTCGTTATTTAACGCGCTTACATGTTGTGTATGGTGTCTTAACCAATGGTAAGGATTTTCGGATTTATGAGCTTGTGGGCGATCAGGTCAAGCTAAATTTCCAATGTCAAGGTGCAGAAATTACCGACAAAATCGAAAAAATCAAAGATATTATTGGCAGAGATAAATTAGCTGGCTTTCAAGCAATTCTTGAGACTATCGATAAATTTAGTCCACCGACTCCCCAATTAGTTATTCAGCCGCCTCAGTCCCCAGAAGTTTCTCTCTCTTTTTCCAATTACTCAACTAAAACTATGAAAACGATCGCAATCTATCACAACAAAGGTGGTGTGGGTAAAACTACGACTACCATTAATCTTGCTGCTGCTATTAGTCGTAAAGGTTTAAAAGTTTTGATTATTGATCTCGATAGTCAAGCAAATACTACCTATGCCGCAGGGCTAATGAAGTTTGATACTGAAGAAGAAGATACACTCAAAGATAGCAACATTTACAATGTTGTCTTCTATCCAAAATCTAACTATATCCCTGAAATTGCACTTAAGAGTACCTTTACTTATCCCCCAGTCGATGTCATTCCCGCCCACATTAATTTAATTTGGCAAGAGGCAAGATTAGTTGATAAAGATAGTTCTAAAACCCATTTAGTCAAGAAATTAGAACTGGTAAAAGATGACTATGATGTGGTTTTGATCGATACGCCACCATCTCTGAATCTCTACGCCAAAATTGCGCTGATAGCCTGTGATTATTTAATCATTCCCTCTGACCTCAAGCCTTTTGCCAACGAAGGTTTACGCAACGTTAAAAACTTTATTGAAGAAATTGATGAGTTTCGGACTTTTATCAATAAACCTGCGATCGCGGTTTTAGGTGTATTGCCTTCCAAAATCTTAACTAATGCCAATTACGTCAAAGCAACTTTGCCTAAACAAGAAAAGGTTGTCGAAGAGCGTTATGGATTCCCAGTGTTAGAAACCAGAATCTTTCAACGTGAAGACTTATCAAGGGCAATTGATAACTTTACATTTGAAGGCGATCGCCAAATTCCTGACCCTAAGTCTATCTTTGACTTTAAACCAGATTCCATATCTGCTGCTGAGTTTGAGGAGTTAGCCAATGAAGTTCTTGCAAAAGTAGGATTAAGTGCATGA
- a CDS encoding alpha-mannosidase, whose product MIDLGNCLNQVIDQLKSRSRLSILSTWKRQNAHGEWEILPAVNSKQNKPMLSFLPREENIHIKQVWQVPEIYAGLPTLGAAIRLNLIWWADICEVWVNGEKVQEGDLFDQKCRLLLTQKAEVNQEFILEIKLNSTKHDIGALQLSEIVFEYPHQLCNPDKFATELEILQTYIPILSTHQIDLQPLATAANRLDSLFSQSPSSESFFAQLAEIREPLLQYSEFLKQRQIYILGNSHIDVAWLWAIAETKNAMQRTFTSALNLQKSYPELIFNQSTAVSYQWMEQEYPELFARIQSAVAEDKWELIGGMWVEPDGNLPSGESLIRQILYGQEYFRAKFDHEVKIAWLPDTFGFHWQMPQILLKSGFEAFVTQKLLWNDTNKFPHQIFWWEGVDGSRIFTYFSNELGQGLEPVAIAKYLATQEEKHHIPETAWLYGVGDHGGGPTADMLNLGREWADSPMFFQMQPSTLENFLLNLKGKLPADLPIWQDEIYLEFHRGTFTTKADQKQQNRKMEVLIGNTEKFSAIAYLTNQIPYPQAELETAWQGLLLNQFHDILPGTSIPEVFTDADRTWAEAREICDRLLSVDASHQQTSNLQAWNFLNWQRSQLIRLDDNSLCWLENIPSFGFAELETVAIRETNQPLSIISKNDKFYLENIYLRVEIDARTGVIAQIFDKRSKKDILQSPSQLQFFEDKGQYWDAWNIDPNYESKKLESATLESITILENCSLLVSIQIVQKFHNSTFIQEIQLAAFDPFITINNSVNWQEEYTLVKVSFPVNWQASYATYEIPMGTIQRSTLGENPEAKAKWEVPAQYWADISSERDALGLAVLNDSKYGYDAKPDCLRLTLLRSPNWPSPNSDRGHHQFTYRLVPHQGDWREANIVQLGQELNNPIVLKTSPIQETSQSFISISAPNIILSAFKRSQDQSGWIIRLYEAHGQSTETDIEIASHLLQLENVWECDLMENKNNLISLVNNTENSFKVTFKPYEIKTFLI is encoded by the coding sequence ATGATTGATTTAGGGAATTGTTTAAATCAAGTTATTGATCAACTAAAGTCGCGATCGCGTTTGTCGATCCTTAGCACTTGGAAACGACAGAATGCTCATGGGGAATGGGAAATATTGCCAGCGGTAAATTCTAAGCAGAATAAGCCGATGTTATCTTTCTTGCCAAGGGAAGAAAATATTCATATCAAGCAAGTTTGGCAAGTTCCCGAAATATATGCAGGCTTACCAACTTTGGGTGCAGCTATTCGTCTCAATTTAATTTGGTGGGCGGATATTTGCGAAGTTTGGGTTAATGGAGAGAAAGTCCAAGAAGGGGATTTATTCGATCAAAAATGTCGTCTGCTATTGACTCAAAAAGCAGAAGTCAATCAAGAATTTATTTTAGAAATTAAATTAAATAGCACTAAGCATGACATTGGCGCGTTGCAGCTTTCAGAAATAGTTTTTGAATATCCCCATCAACTCTGCAATCCTGACAAATTCGCAACGGAGCTAGAGATATTACAAACCTATATTCCGATTCTCTCAACACATCAAATTGATTTACAACCTTTAGCAACTGCTGCGAATAGATTAGATTCTCTTTTCTCTCAGTCTCCATCAAGTGAAAGTTTTTTTGCTCAACTCGCAGAAATTCGTGAACCATTGCTGCAATATAGCGAATTTCTTAAGCAACGCCAGATTTATATTCTCGGTAATTCCCATATTGACGTGGCTTGGCTATGGGCGATCGCAGAAACCAAAAATGCGATGCAGCGCACCTTTACCTCGGCTTTGAATTTACAAAAAAGCTATCCAGAATTAATTTTCAATCAAAGTACCGCCGTATCCTATCAATGGATGGAACAGGAATATCCTGAATTGTTCGCGCGGATTCAGTCAGCCGTAGCCGAGGACAAATGGGAACTAATCGGCGGGATGTGGGTAGAACCAGATGGGAACTTACCAAGCGGCGAATCATTGATTAGACAGATTCTCTATGGTCAAGAATATTTTCGAGCAAAATTTGATCACGAAGTGAAAATCGCATGGCTACCCGACACCTTTGGCTTTCATTGGCAAATGCCACAAATCCTTTTAAAAAGTGGCTTTGAAGCCTTTGTGACTCAGAAATTACTATGGAACGATACGAATAAATTTCCCCATCAAATATTTTGGTGGGAAGGAGTCGATGGCAGTCGCATCTTTACATATTTCAGTAATGAGCTTGGTCAGGGATTGGAACCTGTGGCGATCGCTAAATATCTCGCCACCCAAGAAGAAAAGCATCATATCCCAGAAACAGCTTGGCTCTACGGTGTGGGCGATCACGGTGGAGGACCAACTGCCGATATGTTGAATCTGGGTCGTGAATGGGCAGATTCACCCATGTTCTTTCAAATGCAACCTAGCACCCTAGAGAATTTTCTTTTAAATTTGAAAGGGAAACTGCCCGCAGATTTACCCATTTGGCAAGATGAGATTTATTTAGAATTTCATCGAGGTACATTTACCACCAAGGCAGATCAGAAGCAGCAAAATCGCAAAATGGAAGTACTTATAGGCAATACTGAGAAATTTAGCGCGATCGCCTATTTAACTAATCAGATTCCCTACCCGCAAGCCGAGCTAGAAACCGCATGGCAAGGATTACTGCTCAATCAATTTCACGATATTCTCCCCGGAACCTCAATTCCTGAAGTGTTTACCGATGCCGATCGCACATGGGCTGAGGCACGAGAAATTTGCGATCGCCTCTTGTCTGTTGATGCTTCGCATCAACAGACATCAAATTTACAAGCTTGGAATTTCTTAAACTGGCAGCGATCGCAACTAATTAGACTTGACGATAATTCCTTATGTTGGTTAGAAAATATTCCTAGTTTTGGGTTTGCAGAATTAGAAACTGTGGCAATTAGGGAAACTAATCAACCTTTAAGTATTATTTCTAAAAATGATAAATTTTATCTCGAAAATATTTATCTGCGAGTTGAGATTGATGCAAGAACTGGCGTGATCGCGCAAATATTTGATAAGCGATCAAAAAAAGACATATTACAATCTCCTAGCCAATTGCAGTTTTTTGAAGATAAAGGACAATATTGGGATGCTTGGAATATTGACCCTAATTATGAGAGTAAAAAGTTAGAATCTGCAACATTAGAATCAATTACAATTTTAGAAAATTGCAGCTTACTAGTATCGATTCAGATTGTTCAAAAATTCCATAATTCTACTTTTATTCAAGAAATTCAACTGGCAGCTTTTGACCCATTTATTACTATTAATAATTCTGTAAATTGGCAAGAAGAATATACCTTAGTTAAAGTTAGTTTCCCTGTAAATTGGCAAGCATCCTATGCTACCTACGAGATTCCGATGGGAACAATTCAGCGTAGTACTTTGGGTGAAAACCCTGAAGCTAAAGCTAAATGGGAAGTTCCCGCTCAATATTGGGCAGATATATCTTCAGAGCGTGATGCTCTGGGTTTAGCAGTTCTCAATGATAGTAAGTATGGCTATGATGCTAAGCCTGATTGTCTGCGCTTAACTTTGCTGCGTAGTCCTAACTGGCCTAGTCCAAATAGCGATCGCGGACATCATCAATTTACCTATCGCTTAGTTCCCCATCAAGGTGATTGGCGCGAGGCAAATATTGTCCAACTAGGGCAAGAATTGAACAATCCTATTGTTTTAAAAACCTCACCAATTCAAGAAACTTCTCAAAGTTTTATAAGTATCTCTGCACCAAATATTATTCTTTCCGCATTTAAGCGATCGCAAGATCAATCAGGTTGGATTATCCGCTTATATGAGGCTCATGGTCAGTCAACAGAAACAGATATCGAGATTGCATCACATTTATTGCAATTAGAAAATGTCTGGGAATGTGATCTCATGGAAAACAAAAATAATTTGATCTCATTAGTTAACAATACAGAAAACTCTTTTAAAGTTACATTTAAACCCTATGAAATCAAAACATTCTTGATCTGA
- the mnmA gene encoding tRNA 2-thiouridine(34) synthase MnmA, translated as MSNITSTIEQVKEKVVVGLSGGVDSSVAAALLHRAGYDVTGLTLWLMRGKGQCCSEGMVDAARLCEELGIHHEIVDSRDVFEQSIINYLVTGYAAGATPLPCSRCNKAVKFTPMMTYAREKLGINKIATGHYAKLSFNADSGRYELRRAVDDTKDQSYFLYEVGQEELSCCIFPLGETTKVETRKIAAEFGLATAEKPESMDLCLVEANGSMRAFLDKYLTPVQGKIVDTNGNVLGEHDGTYHYTIGQRKGLGVAAANPLYVIALDPIKNEVIVGDRSEAHDKECTINQVNWVSMAPTDVPFHAEVQVRYRTVPAGATVIPLSGDRARIVFDEPQFSITPGQAAVFYRDDLLLGGGLIESKI; from the coding sequence ATGTCAAACATAACCTCAACTATAGAGCAAGTTAAAGAAAAGGTCGTTGTCGGCTTATCGGGCGGAGTTGATAGCTCTGTTGCTGCCGCCCTATTGCATCGTGCAGGATACGATGTCACAGGATTGACGTTGTGGTTAATGCGCGGTAAAGGACAATGTTGTTCTGAGGGGATGGTCGATGCCGCACGTCTATGCGAAGAATTAGGCATTCATCATGAAATTGTTGACAGCCGTGATGTCTTTGAACAAAGCATTATCAATTATCTAGTCACAGGATATGCGGCGGGAGCCACCCCTCTGCCCTGCTCGCGCTGCAACAAAGCCGTGAAATTTACACCAATGATGACCTATGCCCGCGAAAAATTAGGCATCAATAAAATTGCCACGGGGCATTATGCCAAGCTGAGTTTTAATGCCGATTCAGGACGCTATGAATTGCGTCGCGCCGTTGACGACACTAAGGATCAATCCTACTTTCTCTATGAAGTCGGACAGGAGGAATTAAGTTGCTGTATTTTTCCTCTAGGTGAGACCACTAAAGTTGAAACTCGTAAAATTGCTGCGGAGTTTGGCTTAGCCACTGCCGAAAAGCCCGAAAGTATGGATCTCTGCCTTGTCGAAGCCAATGGATCAATGAGAGCCTTTCTCGATAAATATCTCACCCCTGTCCAAGGCAAGATTGTTGATACAAATGGCAATGTGTTGGGTGAGCATGACGGTACATATCACTACACCATTGGTCAACGCAAAGGTTTAGGCGTAGCAGCAGCCAATCCTCTCTACGTGATTGCTCTTGATCCCATTAAAAATGAAGTGATTGTTGGCGATCGCTCCGAAGCCCATGACAAGGAATGCACGATCAATCAAGTGAACTGGGTGTCAATGGCTCCTACCGATGTCCCCTTCCATGCAGAGGTGCAAGTCCGTTATCGCACGGTTCCTGCGGGGGCAACGGTAATTCCGCTATCAGGCGATCGCGCCCGCATCGTCTTTGACGAGCCACAATTTAGCATTACCCCCGGACAAGCGGCTGTGTTTTATCGGGATGACTTACTACTCGGTGGTGGACTGATCGAATCCAAGATATAA
- a CDS encoding tetratricopeptide repeat protein, with the protein MDSTLGIAYLGALVLLLAGVSWLVIRQILKARSLENVISELQPKLQKEKGTPEDYYQLGSVYLRKKLYSQAIALFNKAIKEGGENLPEVYNALGFSYFSQDQYDLAIKNYKEAIALQAGYITAINNLGHAYEKKKLLPQAIEMYEQVLILDEKNETAKRRLTSLRKQVVPTA; encoded by the coding sequence ATGGATAGTACATTAGGGATCGCATACCTTGGGGCGTTAGTCCTACTCTTAGCAGGGGTTAGCTGGTTAGTTATCCGCCAGATTTTAAAAGCCCGTAGTTTAGAAAATGTTATTTCTGAATTGCAACCTAAGCTCCAAAAAGAAAAAGGGACACCTGAAGACTATTACCAACTTGGTAGCGTGTATTTACGCAAAAAGCTCTATTCTCAAGCCATTGCTCTGTTTAATAAGGCAATCAAAGAAGGTGGCGAAAATCTTCCTGAAGTTTACAATGCGTTAGGATTTTCCTATTTTTCTCAAGATCAGTACGATCTAGCAATCAAGAATTACAAAGAGGCGATCGCTTTACAGGCTGGCTATATCACTGCGATCAATAATCTTGGTCATGCCTATGAAAAGAAAAAGTTATTGCCTCAGGCGATCGAGATGTATGAGCAAGTGCTGATATTAGATGAAAAAAATGAAACTGCTAAGCGTCGCTTAACTTCTTTAAGAAAGCAAGTAGTCCCAACAGCTTAA